ATTAGCTCCAAAATGAAAAATAGATTTTTATATAGAATAAGTACGGTTGCACTGGCAGCCGGGATGGTATTCTCTACCTTTTCCTGCGAAGAACTGTTAGATATACAACCTAAAACGTCAATTGACGGTGGTACGGCATTAACATCTAGATCTGCTGTTGAAGCTGCTATCAATGCAGCCTACACACCACTTAAAGCATTGACTTTGTATGGTAACAGAATGATCACATTGCCTGAGGCTCTTTCAGACAATGGATTGGCTACAAACAAGTCAGGTCGTTTAGTTACAGAAGCACGTAATGCCGTAGGTGCGCATTTTACCCATTGGGCTACCTCTTATAATGCCATTCAGCGCATCAATCTAGTGTTAGATGCACTGCCTGGTTTAAGTGACCCATCTGTGACAGCTGCAGACAAAGATGCTTTTATTGGTGAGTTGAAGTTTTTGAGAGCATTGTATCACTTTGATTTGGTACGTTCTTACGCCTATATCCCAGGTGCAATAGTTGATTCTAAAAACTTTGGCGGTGTTCCGGTAATCACGCAAACCTTTAAGTCTGGGCCAGAAGCAGCTGCCTTTTTGCCTTCCAGACCAACTATTGATGCTACGTATGCAGCCATTTATGCAGACTTAGATGAAGCAGTTGCCAAATTGGGAGCCTTTACCACCGCAGGTAAAGCCTCTAAAGTAGCAGCCCAAGCACTTTATTCTAGAGTAGCTCTTTATAAAAGAGACTATCCTAAAGTGATTGAGATGTCAAATGCTGTTATTACAGCTAGAGGTGCCTCTTTGGTGAATGCCGCTAACTATTTGAAGAGCTGGACAGATCCTACTAACCCAGAAACTATTTTCCATGTTGCCTTTTCAACGCCTGCAGAAAGCCAAGGTGTGAATGAGTCTCTGCAGACTGCCTTCACTACATTGGTAACTCGTGGTAACCGTGCGCAAACAGGTGGATTTGGTGACTTGGTTCCTACCACTACATTGTTAAATGAGGTGGGTATCACTGTCACTGGTAACGGAACTTCTACCGCGGCCATTACTGCTAGAACTGGTGATGTGCGTAACCTGCTATTTGAGGTTGGTACTGCTGGTAGAGGTAACCCTTATGTAGAGTCTACTAAGTTCATTGGTAAGAGCGGAGCTATCAACTTAGATAACGTGCCTGTTTTGCGTATTTCTGAGATGTACTTGAACCGCGCTGAGGCTTATGCTAACACCGCTGGTGGTGAAGTAAGTTCTTTGGCAGATGTGAACACTATTCGTACAAATAGAGGGTTAACTGCTTCTGCAGCCACAGGTACAGCATTAATGGCTGAGATTATGTTGCAACGCAGATTGGAGTTTGCTTTTGAAGGTCACAGATTCTTTGACCTGAAGCGTTTAGGCATGGATATCTCTAAGCCAGCACTAGGTACCACCCTGTTGTTTTCAGATAACGTTATTTTAGCTGGTCTGCCTGCTAATGAGGTAGCTGGTAACCCTAATCTGAAGCAAAACCTGGGCTATTAATTTTAACTAGACATGAAGAAATTATTATATTTATTTGCGTTTATAGCGTTAACGCTAAACTCGTGTATAGAAAACGAGGAGATTCTTTGGGAACAACCAATGGTTGAGTTTGATGCAGCCGCCTACCATGGGTATTCAACCATAGGGGGTGTTTCAAAGGACTATACCTTGTTGACTCGTCGTCCGCAGTATGGTAGAACTACGTTGACTACTGCTACTGCAAGTTTCCCAGCCGACACAGTAATCACTAGAAACTGGGCTGCTACCAATGGTGTTTTCAGATTACGTGTTAATTTGGTTGGGCCACAAAGGCCAGATGCTACGGAGGTTACGTATGTTGTGGTAGCTGCAGAAACCAATGCAGTAGCTGGTACGCATTACGGTACGCTTTCTGGTAGAGTGACCATTCCTGCTAACTCTAGCTTTGGCTACGTGGAGATTCCAATTCTGAACTCAGGCGTTTCTTCTGCCACGGCAGCTGACCTTGTGCTGGAATTACGTGGAAACGATAGTGTGAAGCCTAGCCCTAAATATGACCGAATAGGAATTAGAATAAGCCAGTTATAAATAACTGCTAAGAAGTTGAAGCCCTAGAAGATTTTCTAGGGCTTCTTTTTTTATATTTAGAGCTTGTTTAAATTTTGATTTTGCAGGCGAAAGATGGGAGCGAAAGGTTCTGGCGAAGCCGTTTTTGAGCAGCATAGCAGCGCTATGGTGAGAAAAAATGGTGAAGTCAGGTTCTTTTGATACCATTTTGCAGCGCAAAAGAAAAATTTAAACAAGCTCTTATATTCCAATTAACCTAGCAAAATGAAGACAACACTTATTTGTCTACCTGTCGGGCTATTTTTGTGGCTTTCTTCTATAGTCGCAGTTGCTCAAACCAAACCGGTCCTTACCGTTGATAAAATCATGCAAGACCCTGCCCAATGGGTAGGCACGTCCGCGTCGGCTATCTTTTGGTCAGAAGATGGAAAAAAAGTCTATTTCCAGTGGAACCCTGAGAAAGCCAAACGTGACTCTTTGTATGCCGCCACTGTGCGTGATGGAAAAATATACAAAGTTGCTAGCGCAGAACGGCAAAGTATCCAGAATACGGGAGGCACCTTCAATCAGAGTAAAACCCTAAGGGTATATGAACGCAGCGGTGATCTTTTCCTGGTGAATGTAAAAGCTGGCACCACAACCCAAATCACCAATACCGTTGACCGGGAAAGCGCTCCTTCCTTCACCTTTGATGGCAAAAGTGTTTCCTTTTTGAAAGACAACAATTTATTTATTTGGGATATTGGCACCGGGCAATTAAAGCAAATCACTGACTTTAGAAGAGGAAGAAAACCTGCTGACCCAGATAACATCAAAGACAAGCAGGAACTGGCTCTCCGTAATGAACAAGGGAAACTCCTCCAGATTATTCAAAAAAGAGAGGAAGAACGCGTGCTACAGCGAACTTCCCAGAAGGCCGCGGCTAAAAACCGCCCGAAGGAAATCTACCTGGAAGATAAGACAGTTGACAATGTAGTGCTGAGCCCAGACAATAGGTTTGTCACTTATAGGTTGGTGTCCAGGCCAGCCGGCAGCAAAATAGCCCAGGTCCCAAATTATGTCACGGCATCTGGGTATACCGAAGATATTCCAACCCGCACCAAAGTAGGGGCGGCTCAGGCCACCTATGAGATGGCCGTCTATGACAGACAATTAGATACTACCTTTCAGGTTGCTTTCAAGGCATTGCCAGGTATAACTCAAAAGCCGACCTTTTTAAAAGCAACAAAGGCAGACTCTTTGAATGCTGGTGCAGCCTCTGCTAAAAAGGTCATGTTGTTTGGCCCCTATTACGCCCCAGACGGAAAACGTGCTGTAGTGATTGCCCGGTCACAAGACAATAAAGACAAATGGATCATAGGTTTTAACCCGGCCACGCGCGCGATTAATGTACTGAACTATTTACATGATGAAGCCTGGGTAAACGGTTTTGGTCCCGGGGAATTTGGCTGGATGCCAGACAATGAAAGATTCTGGTTCGTTTCTGAGGAAAGCGGCTATGCGCACCTGTATACCGTTCATGCGCAGACAGGGGAGAAAAAAGCCTTAACCTCCGGTGCGTTTGAAGTGCAGAATGTAAAAATGTCGGGTAATCAGAGATACTGGTATTTTACGGCTAACAAAACCCATCCGGGGGAGCAACATTTTTATAGAATGCCCGTGGTGGGTGGTGCCATGGAACAAATCACCACCGCGCCTGGTGCCCATGAAGTCACCATGTCTCCTAAAGAAGATATGCTGGCCATTAGGTACTCGTATTCAAACAAGCCTTGGGAATTGTATCTCATGCCGAATAAGCCCGGTGCCAAACCCGTAAAGATTACCCAGTCCACTACCGCGGAGTTTAACAGTTACCCGTGGCGGGAACCCGAGGTGATTTCTTACAAGGCGGTCGACGGCGCTAACGTATATGCCCGTTTGTACAGGCCAGAAAAGCAAGATCCCAACAAGCCCGCAGTAATTTTTGTGCATGGCGCTGGTTATTTACAGAACGCCCATAAATGGTGGAGTACCTATTTCAGGGAATACATGTTTCATAACCTGCTTGCAGACCTGGGGTACACCGTACTGGACATTGACTACCGGGGCAGTGCCGGCTACGGCCGCGATTGGCGGACTGGTATTTACCGGCACATGGGCGGTAAAGATTTAAGTGACCATGTAGACGGCGCCAAACTGTTAGTGGAGAAATACGGCGTGAACCCAAAGAATATAGGCATTTACGGTGGTTCCTACGGGGGCTTCATTACGTTAATGGCCATGTTCACCCAACCAGATGTCTTCGCAGCGGGAGCTGCCTTACGGTCTGTGACAGACTGGGCACATTACAACCATGGCTACACGTCCAATATCCTCAATGAGCCGCAGACAGACACGTTGGCCTATACCCGTAGTTCCCCAATTTACTTCGCGGAAGGGCTGAAAGGGGCATTGCTCATGTGCCACGGCATGGTAGACACAAATGTGCATTTCCAGGATATTGTGCGCTTGTCACAGCGCTTGATTGAGCTGAAGAAGGAGAATTGGGAACTGGCCGTGTATCCAGTAGAAGACCATGGCTTTACAGAACCCTCTAGCTGGACCGATGAATACAAACGGATTCTGAAACTGTTTGAGACCAATCTCCGGAAACCCTAAGTTTCCGGCAAAGGTGAAAATATTTTCCGTTTTCGGGCTCATTTCCAGAAATGAGCCCGAAAACGGAAAGTACAGATTGGTGCTTCCAATTCAAGACTACTTTCAGCGCAAGTTTATAGGAAACCTTTGATGCGGTACCCAAAGCCGTACAATCTTAAAACAGCAGAGCCGACTACATTTGGAGTCGGCTCTGCTGTTTTTGGCTTCATTTCCAGAAATGAGGTCAAAAACGCCTCAAAAGGGCAAGCCCTGAAAAATATGAGCCCGCTGCTTGCTCAGTGGAAGGGAGCAAATGCCATGCTCTTTGGTGGTGGTTCTTATGCAGTTCTGGGACCAAAATGCCAATGGTGGCGCCAATGCCGTAGCCTAGCAAATTATCAGATAGAAAATGCTTTCCGGCCTTAAGTCTTAAATAGGCCACGGTGGCTGGTACGGCGGCGGCGGTTCCCCAGACCACAGGGCGCCAGGGAGAGTCAGGGTATAAATCATGAAAGACCTTGGCCGTGAAGAAAGTAGCGGTGGCGGTAGCGGCGGCATGCCCCCCGAAGAAGGAATTGTTGGCATACTTGTGTAGCCGCTCTTCCGCCGGGTTGTCAACGCCATAGACGTTCGGCCTGGTTCGGTTCACCAATCCGGCGGTTAAGGCATACAAGCCACCTGTCAGGGAAATAGCCTCGGCATACAGAAAGTAAATCTGTGGCGCCTGTGAACGTGCCTTGGCGTCACTTAAAAATACGAGCGGCAACGCAAATGACGTATAGAAAGGAATATCACTTAAGTTCTGTGCGCTTTTGCTGTAATTACCGGCGGCAAACCTGTCAAACCGGTTGACCTGGCGCTTGTCTAGTTTCTGGAGGTCAGCAGCGGTGATTTGAGGCTTGTTCAACATCAGCAAGGAGCCTGTCACGGCCATGCCTATGCCACCAGCGGTGATGGCACCATCTTTCCAAACATCAATCTTGTACACCCCAGCATCTGATTGAGAGAAGGCCGGAGTGGTCAGGTTACATGCCCAGAAGATGGCAAGAAAAAATGCTACACCTTTGTTCACCCTTCGGTCTGCTTAAAATTTATATGACAGGCTCACCCCATCTACTGGCTGGCCTTGCACCTGAATGACCGCGGGTTTCAAAGAGATACCGCTATCCATGCCTTTTTTGTGAAGCTGTGGCACCAAAATACCCACCGCGGCCCCAACGGTATAACCTACAATGTTATCACTCAGAAAGTGTTTTCCGGCATCTAAGCGCAGGTAACCCACCGCAGCTGGTACAACCGCAGCCCCGGCCCACACAAAATGACGCGCTGGTGAATCTGGGTTGTAATCATGGAATACTTTGGCGGTAAAGAAGGTCATAGTAGAGACTGCAGCCGTGTGCCCGGCAAAAAATGAATTCTGCGCGTTGGCTCTGGTAATTTCACCAAGTGGTACCAAGTTCCGATCTTTACTATACGTCAGCGGTCTTGCCCTAGGAAAGGCGGCCGAAGACAGGGTGAACAAGGCACCAGTCACAGACATGGTCTCTATGTAGAGCGCGAACATCTGGCCTGCGTTTCCTTTAATTTTAGAATCAAACAAAAGCAAGGCCGGCGCAGCAATGGAGCTGTAAAGCATGACATCGCTTACTTTCTTGGAACTAAGGCTGGCGTTACCGGCGGCAAAGCGGTCAAACCCGTTCACATCCCGCTTGTCTAGATTATTAGCTTCGGCGTCTGTGAAAGGTGTTTTCTCCTGCATCAGATACAAGCCCAAGCCGCTCAGACCTACCCCTACCGCGGTAATGGGGCCATCTACTTTAAACGAGGTCTTATACGGTGACGAGTTTTGGGCAACAGAAGAAGTAAGCGTCGCGAGGCTAAGGAGTAAACTGTAGAAATATTTTTTCATGCTAGTAAGTAATTTTAGGCTTTGGTGTAAAAGCTGCTTCTGAAACGGCGTGTAGTTTAAAAGGTTTCTACCGTTTATAAGCCGCATGTTTTATTGAATACGTCTTACTGGCGGTTTGTAGGCAGAATATCTGGGATTTAAAATGGTTTTTGGTAGTAAGTTTTCACATCTCCCTCAATTAGACTAATTTTGCCCCGCAAGGTTCTGCTAGCCAGCGCCCGTTCACGTTGTATATAATCCTTTTCTAAATGCCTTATCTTTTTACATCAGAGTCTGTGTCTGAGGGTCACCCAGATAAAGTTGCAGATCAAATATCAGATGCGCTTCTAGATGAATTCTTAAAGCAGGATCCTCAGTCAAAAGTAGCTTGTGAGACGCTGGTGACCACCGGGTTGGTAGTACTCAGCGGCGAAGTGAAATCACAGGCCTACGTTGATGTGCAGAAAGTGGCCCGTGAGGTCATCAAGCGCATTGGCTATACCAAATCTGAGTATAAGTTTGATGCTGAGGCCTGCGGCGTGATTTCTACCATCCATGAGCAGTCCGGTGACATAAACCAGGGCGTGGAGCGCGAGAACCCGGAAGACCAGGGTGCCGGTGATCAGGGCATGATGTTTGGCTATGCCACCAGTGAGACAGACAGCTATATGCCCTTGGCACTGGAGATTTCCCACATTCTCCTGAAGGAATTAGCCGCCATCAGAAAAGAATGCAAGGAAATGACCTACCTGCGTCCAGACGCTAAGTCTCAGGTGACCATCAGGTATTCAGACACCCACGTGCCAGAGAAGATTGACACCATTGTCATCTCTACCCAGCATGATGAGTTTGAGACTTCAGATGCTAATGATGCCGCTTCCTCTAAAGCTGCCGAAGCCAAGATGGTGGCCCGCATCAAGGAAGACGTTTTGAACATTCTGTTGCCTCGCGTGAAAAGCAAATTGCCGCAGCGTACCGTTGATTTGTTTGGCGATGATATCACCTACCACATCAACCCGACCGGTAAGTTTGTGATTGGTGGCCCGCATGGTGACACCGGCTTAACTGGCCGTAAAATTATTGTAGATACGTACGGTGGAAAAGGAGCCCATGGTGGCGGTGCTTTCTCCGGGAAAGACTCTTCCAAGGTTGACCGCTCAGCGGCCTATGCTGCCCGTCACATTGCTAAGAACTTGGTGGCGGCCGGTGTAGCAGATCAAGTATTGGTGCAAGTGGCGTATGCTATTGGCGTGGCAGAACCGGTAGGCTTGTATGTAACCACCTACGGTACTACCAAGGTGAAAGGCGCCAACGGCCAGGTCATGACAGACGGCGAAATTGCAGACAAGGTGAACGAACTGTTTGAGATGCGCCCATATGATATTGTCACCCGTTTTGGCTTACAGAACCCTATCTTCTCTGAGACGGCTGCTTATGGCCACATGGGCCGCGAGTCTGGCACCAAGAAAGTGCAGTACACCGTTAACGGTAAAACAGAGGAGCGCGAGTTTGAAACCTTTACCTGGGAAAAACTAGATTACGTAGAGAAAATCAAAGCTGCTTTTGCTTTATAAGCCTTGCGTTTTCGACCTCATTTCATAAAAAGAGCCCCAAAACGGGGCTCTTTTGTTTTATTGCAGTAAGTGTAGGTGCTAGCTGTTAATGATGCGCCGTCGCCTTCTCTTTGTATTTTATCAGTTGTCTCTTCATATCCTCTAGGGCCATGTCTGTGGCAATCTCAAAGGTGCTGGCTTCTTCCTTGCAGAACAAAGTAGCGCCCGGGACAAACAATTTTACTTCTACCAATTTATTGTCATGAGTTTCTGGCTTTACAACGCGCAGAATTACCTCGCCGCTCACAATTCGGTCAAAGAAGGTATCTAGCTTGTCTAATTTTCTTTGGAGAAAGTCCAGAAGGCTTTGGTCGGCGGTGAAGTGCACAGATTGGATTTGCAGTTTCATAGATGACTTCGTTAGGTGTTAAGAACTAGGCTTTTGGGTGAGCTTTCTCAAAGACGGCCTTGAGTTGCTCAATGGAATTATGGGTATAGACCTGGGTGGCCGCCAAACTGGCGTGACCCAGCAGGTCTTTGATGGCCCCTAAATCTGCCCCTCTGTTCAATAAATGCGTGGCAAAGGAGTGTCTCAGCACATGTGGGCTGTTTTTAGCCGACGTGGATACCGTGCCAATGTACTTTTTTACCACCCGGTACACAAACTTGGGGTAGAGCGGCGCTCCTTTATCAGTAACGAGTAGAAATGCAGAATTGTTATCGGGGAAATGGTGGTTTCTACTGACCAGGTAGCGTTCCAACTCCGCCTTTACAGAGGTGTTCAAAGGTAGAATTCGCTCTTTGTTTCCTTTGCCTAACACTTTCAAGGTGCTGGCGATTAGGTTAATGTCAGAAAGACGTAAGTTCAGAAGTTCTGCCAGACGCATGCCGGTGCCGTACAGCAGTTCCAGAATTACTTTCTCCCGGTGCCCTTTAAAATCTTCTGAAAAAGCAGAGTGGTCCAGCAGTTGAGAGAAGGCGTCTTCTGTGATGAAGGCCGGAAGTTTCTTGGCAAGTTTTGGGGCTTTGATCCTGACCGTAGGGTTTTTGTCAATGTCGCCGCGCTGCAGCTTAAACCGGAAGAAGGATCTGAGGGAGGCAATTTTTCTATGTATGGTACGGCTGTCCAACTCTTTCTGCACCAGTGACACAATCCAGGACCTGATGATGCCGTGGTCGGCCGCAATAATGTCTTCTAGCTGATAGGTTTCCAGCAGGTATTCCTTGAACTGTTGTAAATCAGTCTTGTAGGAGAGAATAGTGTGCGGGCTGAAGCGCTTCTCAAACTCAAGGTATTTAAAAAATAATTCCATAAACTAGTGGAGGAGAACAAAAGCGTTTCCTATTCACTAATTTATGGAATTAGAACGTAAGTTCTAGCGATAACGACTAGTAGTTGTCGTTTGCGAACAATTGTTGCTTATAGATAGCTCTTTCTTTCTGCTTTCTTTTTGACACAGAAGGCTTCTGGAAGAACGTTCTGGCGCGCAATTGCTTCAGAACACCGGTTCTCTCAAATTTCTTTTTGAATCTTTTTAGGGCTTTGTCTACAGACTCGTTATCCTTTACGTTAATGATAATCATATAATAGGTTAATTTTAACTCTTAGGTTTAAAGGATTGCAAAGATATTGACTAATCCTGTCAGAGTCAATACCTGCTCCCCAATTATTTTAAAATGGACCTTGAAATTACCAGTTTCTGTATTTCAGAGGTGCCTTCGCCAATGGTGCAAAGCTTAGAATCACGGTAATACTTCTCTGCCGGGTAATCTTTGGTGTAGCCGTAGCCTCCAAAAATCTGCACACCCTCATTGGCGGCACGCACGCAAACCTCAGAGGCATACAGCTTAGCCATGGCAGATTCCTTGGTTACATTCTCGCCTCGGTCTTTCATGGCGGCTGACCGGTAGGTAAGCAAAGCGGCAGCTTCAATCTCAGTGGCCATGTCTGCCAATTTAAACGCAATGCCTTGGAACTGAGAGATAGGCTTGTTGAACTGGTGACGTTCTTTGGAGTAAGCCAACGCGGCTTCATAGGCTCCTTGGGCAATGCCCAAGCTCAAGGCGGCAATGGAAATACGCCCGCCGTCCAATACTTTCATAGACTGAATAAAGCCTTCGCCCACCTCGCCTAAGATATTTTTATGTGGTACGCGGCAATCTTCAAAAATCAATTCTGTGGTTTCAGAGGCGCGCATGCCCAGTTTGTCTTCTTTGCGTCCGGCAGAAAAGCCATCGGTAGGTTTCTCAATCACGAAAGCCGTCATGGCATGGGAATCACCTACCTCGCCGGTTCTGGCAATTACTACTGCAATGTTGCTGGATTTGCCGTGTGTGATGAAGTTTTTGGCACCGTTCAATACCCAATGGTCGCCGTCTCTAACAGCCACCGTGCGCATGTTGCCCGCATCAGAACCTGTGTTGGGTTCGGTTAATCCCCAGGCGCCAATCCACTCTGCAGAGGCCAACTTCGGGAGCCACTTGCGTTTCTGTTCTTCGTTGCCAAACTGCAGGATATGACCCGTGCACAAGGAGTTATGGGCTGCCATGGAAAGACCAATGGAACCGTCAATCTTAGATAGCTCGGCAATGGCCGTCACATATTCTACATACCCAAAAC
This region of Rufibacter sp. LB8 genomic DNA includes:
- a CDS encoding RagB/SusD family nutrient uptake outer membrane protein, whose amino-acid sequence is MKNRFLYRISTVALAAGMVFSTFSCEELLDIQPKTSIDGGTALTSRSAVEAAINAAYTPLKALTLYGNRMITLPEALSDNGLATNKSGRLVTEARNAVGAHFTHWATSYNAIQRINLVLDALPGLSDPSVTAADKDAFIGELKFLRALYHFDLVRSYAYIPGAIVDSKNFGGVPVITQTFKSGPEAAAFLPSRPTIDATYAAIYADLDEAVAKLGAFTTAGKASKVAAQALYSRVALYKRDYPKVIEMSNAVITARGASLVNAANYLKSWTDPTNPETIFHVAFSTPAESQGVNESLQTAFTTLVTRGNRAQTGGFGDLVPTTTLLNEVGITVTGNGTSTAAITARTGDVRNLLFEVGTAGRGNPYVESTKFIGKSGAINLDNVPVLRISEMYLNRAEAYANTAGGEVSSLADVNTIRTNRGLTASAATGTALMAEIMLQRRLEFAFEGHRFFDLKRLGMDISKPALGTTLLFSDNVILAGLPANEVAGNPNLKQNLGY
- a CDS encoding DUF4843 domain-containing protein, producing the protein MKKLLYLFAFIALTLNSCIENEEILWEQPMVEFDAAAYHGYSTIGGVSKDYTLLTRRPQYGRTTLTTATASFPADTVITRNWAATNGVFRLRVNLVGPQRPDATEVTYVVVAAETNAVAGTHYGTLSGRVTIPANSSFGYVEIPILNSGVSSATAADLVLELRGNDSVKPSPKYDRIGIRISQL
- a CDS encoding prolyl oligopeptidase family serine peptidase; translated protein: MKTTLICLPVGLFLWLSSIVAVAQTKPVLTVDKIMQDPAQWVGTSASAIFWSEDGKKVYFQWNPEKAKRDSLYAATVRDGKIYKVASAERQSIQNTGGTFNQSKTLRVYERSGDLFLVNVKAGTTTQITNTVDRESAPSFTFDGKSVSFLKDNNLFIWDIGTGQLKQITDFRRGRKPADPDNIKDKQELALRNEQGKLLQIIQKREEERVLQRTSQKAAAKNRPKEIYLEDKTVDNVVLSPDNRFVTYRLVSRPAGSKIAQVPNYVTASGYTEDIPTRTKVGAAQATYEMAVYDRQLDTTFQVAFKALPGITQKPTFLKATKADSLNAGAASAKKVMLFGPYYAPDGKRAVVIARSQDNKDKWIIGFNPATRAINVLNYLHDEAWVNGFGPGEFGWMPDNERFWFVSEESGYAHLYTVHAQTGEKKALTSGAFEVQNVKMSGNQRYWYFTANKTHPGEQHFYRMPVVGGAMEQITTAPGAHEVTMSPKEDMLAIRYSYSNKPWELYLMPNKPGAKPVKITQSTTAEFNSYPWREPEVISYKAVDGANVYARLYRPEKQDPNKPAVIFVHGAGYLQNAHKWWSTYFREYMFHNLLADLGYTVLDIDYRGSAGYGRDWRTGIYRHMGGKDLSDHVDGAKLLVEKYGVNPKNIGIYGGSYGGFITLMAMFTQPDVFAAGAALRSVTDWAHYNHGYTSNILNEPQTDTLAYTRSSPIYFAEGLKGALLMCHGMVDTNVHFQDIVRLSQRLIELKKENWELAVYPVEDHGFTEPSSWTDEYKRILKLFETNLRKP
- a CDS encoding phosphatase PAP2 family protein, producing MNKGVAFFLAIFWACNLTTPAFSQSDAGVYKIDVWKDGAITAGGIGMAVTGSLLMLNKPQITAADLQKLDKRQVNRFDRFAAGNYSKSAQNLSDIPFYTSFALPLVFLSDAKARSQAPQIYFLYAEAISLTGGLYALTAGLVNRTRPNVYGVDNPAEERLHKYANNSFFGGHAAATATATFFTAKVFHDLYPDSPWRPVVWGTAAAVPATVAYLRLKAGKHFLSDNLLGYGIGATIGILVPELHKNHHQRAWHLLPSTEQAAGSYFSGLALLRRF
- a CDS encoding phosphatase PAP2 family protein, whose protein sequence is MKKYFYSLLLSLATLTSSVAQNSSPYKTSFKVDGPITAVGVGLSGLGLYLMQEKTPFTDAEANNLDKRDVNGFDRFAAGNASLSSKKVSDVMLYSSIAAPALLLFDSKIKGNAGQMFALYIETMSVTGALFTLSSAAFPRARPLTYSKDRNLVPLGEITRANAQNSFFAGHTAAVSTMTFFTAKVFHDYNPDSPARHFVWAGAAVVPAAVGYLRLDAGKHFLSDNIVGYTVGAAVGILVPQLHKKGMDSGISLKPAVIQVQGQPVDGVSLSYKF
- the metK gene encoding methionine adenosyltransferase; this encodes MPYLFTSESVSEGHPDKVADQISDALLDEFLKQDPQSKVACETLVTTGLVVLSGEVKSQAYVDVQKVAREVIKRIGYTKSEYKFDAEACGVISTIHEQSGDINQGVERENPEDQGAGDQGMMFGYATSETDSYMPLALEISHILLKELAAIRKECKEMTYLRPDAKSQVTIRYSDTHVPEKIDTIVISTQHDEFETSDANDAASSKAAEAKMVARIKEDVLNILLPRVKSKLPQRTVDLFGDDITYHINPTGKFVIGGPHGDTGLTGRKIIVDTYGGKGAHGGGAFSGKDSSKVDRSAAYAARHIAKNLVAAGVADQVLVQVAYAIGVAEPVGLYVTTYGTTKVKGANGQVMTDGEIADKVNELFEMRPYDIVTRFGLQNPIFSETAAYGHMGRESGTKKVQYTVNGKTEEREFETFTWEKLDYVEKIKAAFAL
- the hpf gene encoding ribosome hibernation-promoting factor, HPF/YfiA family yields the protein MKLQIQSVHFTADQSLLDFLQRKLDKLDTFFDRIVSGEVILRVVKPETHDNKLVEVKLFVPGATLFCKEEASTFEIATDMALEDMKRQLIKYKEKATAHH
- a CDS encoding tyrosine-type recombinase/integrase — encoded protein: MELFFKYLEFEKRFSPHTILSYKTDLQQFKEYLLETYQLEDIIAADHGIIRSWIVSLVQKELDSRTIHRKIASLRSFFRFKLQRGDIDKNPTVRIKAPKLAKKLPAFITEDAFSQLLDHSAFSEDFKGHREKVILELLYGTGMRLAELLNLRLSDINLIASTLKVLGKGNKERILPLNTSVKAELERYLVSRNHHFPDNNSAFLLVTDKGAPLYPKFVYRVVKKYIGTVSTSAKNSPHVLRHSFATHLLNRGADLGAIKDLLGHASLAATQVYTHNSIEQLKAVFEKAHPKA
- the rpsU gene encoding 30S ribosomal protein S21, yielding MIIINVKDNESVDKALKRFKKKFERTGVLKQLRARTFFQKPSVSKRKQKERAIYKQQLFANDNY
- a CDS encoding acyl-CoA dehydrogenase, yielding MQLTYNENQQMIAEMIRDFGAKSIKPDMMKWDESQEFPVHIFKQLGELGLMGVLVPQEYGGSGFGYVEYVTAIAELSKIDGSIGLSMAAHNSLCTGHILQFGNEEQKRKWLPKLASAEWIGAWGLTEPNTGSDAGNMRTVAVRDGDHWVLNGAKNFITHGKSSNIAVVIARTGEVGDSHAMTAFVIEKPTDGFSAGRKEDKLGMRASETTELIFEDCRVPHKNILGEVGEGFIQSMKVLDGGRISIAALSLGIAQGAYEAALAYSKERHQFNKPISQFQGIAFKLADMATEIEAAALLTYRSAAMKDRGENVTKESAMAKLYASEVCVRAANEGVQIFGGYGYTKDYPAEKYYRDSKLCTIGEGTSEIQKLVISRSILK